The sequence below is a genomic window from Herpetosiphon gulosus.
AGGTATCAGCCTGCGGGTTACACAGATTGATGCTGCGAGAATGGTGCTCCATGTCCAAGCTGGCAAAGGCACCAAAGATCGGCTTGTCCCTCTCCCTGCTCCCCTCTTGACGCTGCTCCGCACCCACTGGCAAACCCATCGTCATGCCATCTGGCTGTTTCCAGCCCGGCATCGTGGTCACGCACCCACGACGGCACACCAGCCACTTGCCAGTGAAAGCTTGCGTGCGGTGTGGCGGGCAACCGTGCGGCAGAGTGGCATTCAGAAACATGTGACCATCCATACGCTCCGTCACTCGTGGGCCACGCATCTGTTGGAGGCGGGGGTCAATCTCCGCGTCATCCAAGCGTGGCTCGGCCACCAATCGCCGCAAACGACGGCGCTGTATACCCATCTTTCGCCACGCACGCTCACTGATGCCGCCAAGATCTGTGACGATCTGTGTAGAGGCCTGCCATGATCACGCTTAACATGGTCTTTCAACGATCGGGAGCAACCTATCGTGCTGCCCACGTGATCACGCCCCAGCAGCACCATGTCATGCGGGCGATTGAGCGCTGTCGCACAGCGGAGTTGGGAGGTCAGGTCTTCACCTGTCCGGCCTGCCAGACCACGCGCTATAGCTACCATTCCTGCCGGAATCGTCATTGCCCAACGTGTCAGCACGAGGCGGGGCAGACGTGGTTCACCAAGCAACAGGACTGTCTTCTCCCTGTACCCTATTTCCTGATCACCTTTACGATCCCAGCGGAACTCCGGGATAGTGCTCGCGCTCACCAGCGCGAGGTTTACACTGCGATGTTTCGGGCATCTGCCGCCGCCCTCCAGCAGCTGGCCGCTGATCCGCGGTTCTTGGGTGGGCAGCTCGGCATGCTTGGTGTGCTCCATACGTGGACGCGTGACCTCCGCTACCACCCGCACATCCATTATCTGGTGCCGGCAGTGGCGCTGACTCCGGATGAACGCGTTGTTCAACCGCCAAACGCCGATTTTTTGCTCCCCGTCCGTCCATTGGCGATCCTGTATCGGGCGAAGCTCCACGCATCATTCCGCCAATACCGCTTCGCCGCGACCATCCCCGCTGCGACGTGGCAGCAGCCCTGGGTCGTGGATTGTCGTCCCGTTGGCACCGGGGAAACCGCGTTGAA
It includes:
- a CDS encoding site-specific integrase, whose amino-acid sequence is MIETMQLRGLSANTQRAYLQAIQCLAEYYHRPPDQLSDNDIRHYFLYLHTERRVARSTSTIALCALKFLVEYVLHRSWPTLDLVRAPKAHTLPTVLSRDEVQTLLALVRLPHHRACLTTIYACGLRCMEGISLRVTQIDAARMVLHVQAGKGTKDRLVPLPAPLLTLLRTHWQTHRHAIWLFPARHRGHAPTTAHQPLASESLRAVWRATVRQSGIQKHVTIHTLRHSWATHLLEAGVNLRVIQAWLGHQSPQTTALYTHLSPRTLTDAAKICDDLCRGLP